The Stigmatella ashevillena genomic sequence GGCTGGGCTTCTGCTTGCGCAGGTTCGCCAGCGCGCCCAACACGAACTTGTTGCGGAAGGCCTTGGAGGAGGTGTCCTCGCCGGGGCCCGCCTTGGGGGGGACGATGTCCAGCAGCAGCGCGAGCACGCCCGAGTTTGCCAGGTGGGCGGCGATGCCGCTGCCCATCACTCCGGCGCCCAGCACAGCCACTTTGCGGATCCGCGTCGTCATTTGGAAAAGGCTCCCTTTCTGGGATGAGGGACTGCACAAATGTCGGCGATTGACCCAAAAGTCAATCGGGCTCTCTCGCCAGGGGGTCGTTCCTGGGACTACAACCCCCCGGAACCATGGCCCGCCTCGACCCACACTCGTTCAACGACGACACCCAGCCCGCCACCGAATCCCTGGATTGGAAGGCGCGGGTGGACTTCCGGACCCGACGCCTCCACGCGGAGGTCACCCTCACCCTCCGGGAGGCCTCCGCAGGCCCGCTGGACCTGGATACCCGGGATCTCGACATTCGTGCGGTGGTGGACGCACAAGGCAGGCCCCTGCCCTACCTGCTGTCTCCCCCCGAGCCCATCCTGGGCAGCCGGCTGCGCGTGGAGCTGCCCGCGGGGCTGCGCCAGCTCACGGTGCGCTATCGCACCTCGCCCCAGTCCAGCGCCTTGCAGTGGCTGACGCCCTCCCAGACGGCAGGAGGCCTGCACCCCTTTCTGTTCAGCCAGTGCCAGGCCATCCACGCACGCTCCGTGGTGCCGCTCCAGGACACCCCGCGCATCCGCGTGCGCTACACGGCGGCGCTCACCCTGCCCAAGGCCCTCAAGGCGGTGATGGCGGCCGGATTCCTGCGCCGGGAGGAGCACGGCGTGGAGGCGGTGGAGCACTACGAAATGCCCCAGCCGATTCCGCCCTACCTGCTCGCCTTCGCGGTGGGGAGCCTCGCGCCCAAGGAGCTGGGGCCGCGCTCCCGCGTCTGGGCCGAGCCCGAGCTGCTCGAGGACGCGGCCGCCGAGTTCGAGGATGTGGATGCCATGCTGCGCGTGGCCGAGTCCCTCTTCGGACCGTATGACTGGGAGCGCTTCGATGTGCTCACCATGCCGCCCTCGTTCCCCTACGGGGGCATGGAGAACCCGCGCCTCACCTTCCTGACCCCCACGCTGCTCGCGGGGGACAAGAGCCTGGTGAACGTGGTGGCGCACGAGCTGGCGCACTCCTGGACGGGCAACCTCGTCACCAATGCCTCCGCCGAGCACTTCTGGCTCAACGAGGGCTTCACCGTCTTCGCCGAGCGGCGGATCCTCGAAGCGCTGGAGGGCGCCGAGGTGGCCGCGCTCCACGGGGCGCTGGGCCGCCGCTCGCTGGACACGGCGCTGGAGCACTTCCGGGCCCACCCGCATCTGACCGTGCTGCGCACCCACCTCACCGGCGTGGATCCAGACGAGGTGTTCTCCCAGGTGCCCTATGAGAAGGGCTACCTGTTGCTGCGGGCCCTGGAGGATGCCGTGGGCCGGGAGACCTTCGACGGGTACCTGCGCCGCTACATCAGCACCCATCGCTTCCAGGCCCTCACCACCGAGGACTTCGTCGCCTTCACCGAGCGCGAGCTGCCCGGCGCCCTCGCGAAGGTGAATGGGGATGCCTACCTGCACCAGCCCGGCATCCCCGCCACCGCGCCCGCGCCCCATTCCCACCGCCTGGAGGAGCTGCGGCGCCTCCAGGGCTCGGTTCCTTCCCTCGAGGAGGCGAAGGCGTGGACGCCCACCGAGTGGCAGCTCTTCCTGGAGTCGCTCCCGCCCAACACCTCGCGCGAGGTGCTGAAGTCGCTGGATGAGCGCTTCCACTTCACCCAGAGCCGCAACTCGGAGGTGCTGGTGGCCTGGCTGGTGGCCGCGCTGAGGGGCCACTATGCCCCCGCGTTGGAGCGGACCGAGGCCTTCCTAGGCGAGGTGGGCCGCATGAAGTACCTCAAGCCCCTTTATCACGTGCTGGCGTCCACCAAGGAGTACCGGGGCAAGGCGCGAGAGATCTTCAAGAAGCACGCGGAGCGCTACCACCCCATTGCCCGTCAAGGGGTGGAAAGCATCCTCTCCCGGGCTTGAGCCAGCGGGGCAGGCGCGAGGCCCGGGGACAATGGGCTATCGTCCCCGGCCATGCTCCTCACACGGCCCTTTACCGCCCTGCTGCTGATGGGGTTTCTGCTCGCGGGATGCGATCGCAACACGTCGAAGCCTCCCCCTTCGCCCCCGGCGCGCGTTCCCCCGGCCCCGAATCCCCTCGCCGAGACGTTCAAAAAGGCCGGGCTGGCGGCTCCCGTCACCGAGCTGGGGCATCCCGACACGGGGGAGGTGCGCCTCGACGAGCTCCGGGATTCCGTGGCGGATCCGCAGGAAATCACCGAGGCCGAGCTGGCGAAATTCTCACCAGCGCAACAGCCCTCTCCCTCTGAAGAGTCAGAGGACGACGAGCGGGCCGCATCGCCTGCCCCCACCGGCGCGCGCCCACCCCCACCCCCGCCCCCTGCCCCAGAACCCATGCGCGAGGCCCCCGGAGAGGGTTTCGGAGCCGGTGGCGTGGCGGCGGCACCCGCCCCCTCCAGCGCCGCTGCGCCCGTGCTGGAGCAAAGGAGGCGCGAGGTCATCCAGGTCATCCGGGGCGGAGGTGGAGCTTCCCTGGGAGGGGCCGCTGCGCCTTCCCAGGACGAGGCCAGTCCCAAGAAAAAAGGAGAGGCCCAGGGGGCTGCGGCGCCCCCTCCCGTGCTGCCCAAGGTGGAGGCAGCGCCCCGGGCGGCCAAGGTGCTGGTCGCTGACGAGTCCGGCCGTTACCACCCGCTGAAGACTCGGGCGATCCGCGTGGTGACCTACATCCAGGGATCCCGGGCGCGCACGGTGGTGGACTCCCTCTTCGAGAATGACTCGGACCGCACCCTGGAGGGAACCTTCTACCACCCGCTGCCCGGCGGGGCGACGGTGGCGGGCTTCGCCATGTATTCGGGCGCGGTGGCGGTGGACACGCCCTCGCTCTTCCAGTCCGCGGAGCTGCTGCCGCCCTTGGGAGACGGCTCCGCCAAGGCGGAGAACCTGGGGGCCGCCGCGCCTCCGAGCCCACCGGGGGCCAAGCGCTCCTGGGGCGAGCGTCAGGAAGCCCGCGTCGTCGAGCAGAAACGCGCCCGTGAGGTGTACGAGGAAGTGGTGCGGCGCAACGTGGACCCCGCGCTGCTGGAGTGGGCAGGCGCTTCGACTTTCAGCGCACGCGTGTTCCCGCTTCCGCCCAAGTCCCTCAAGCGCGTGGTGATCGCCTACGAGCAGACGCTGCTCTTCGATGGGCAGCACCTGCGCTACACGTGGCCCCTGCCACCGGGCGCGGGCAAGGAACTGAAAGTGTCCGCCCGGGTGCACGTGGATCCGCGCCACGCGGACAAGGTGAACCTCCAACCGGGTCAGGACCTCCGGCCGCGCCCCCTCGGCGACTGGCAGGCGTATGACTTCCCCGAGCTGAAGGGAGACGGAGCGCTGTCGGTGGCGCTCATCCCCCGGAGCCCCGAAGCGGACGTGCTGGTCGGCCGAGACGCCGCGGGACTTCCCGGCCAGGCTTTCCACGCACGGGTCCGGCTGCCCGCGAAGCTGACCTCGGCCACCGAAGGCCCTCCCACCGGGCGCGCCGTGCTGGTGGTGGACACCTCGCTCTCCGTGGAGGACGGCAACGCGTGGGCCCTCCAGGCCGCCACCTTGCGCGCGCTGCTGGAGAAGGACGAAACGCTGAAGGAGTACGCGGTGCTCCTCTTCGATGTGCGCCCTCGCTGGCTGCATGCCCCGGGCTGGCGCGCCAATGATGCCGCGCACCGCCAGGAGACCTTCGCCGAGTTGGAGCACCTGTTCCTGGAAGGGGCCTCGCACGTGGAGGGGGCCCTGGAGGAGCTGGATCGGGCCTCGCGCGAGTGGCTCAAGCCCGCGCAGCCCCAGGAGCGGGTGACGGCGTTCTTGCTGTCGGACGGAAACGCCACCTGGGGCCAGAGCCGGGTGGATGCGTTGATCTCCCGCCACCCCAGCGCGGAGGGGCTGCGCTGGGTGACCTACCGCTTTGGCGAGTCCGCGGTGAACACGGAGTTGTTCGACGCGTTGGCGCGCGCCAGTGGAGGCCGGGGGGTGACCGTGCTGTCCGGCTCCGAGGTGGATGCGGCGGCCAAGGCCCACCGGGCAGGCTCGGTGGTGCTGGCGCGCGTGGGGGTGAAGGGAGCGGAGGTGAAGGACCTGGTGGTGGCGGGCCAGCCGCACCTCCTCTTTCCCGGTCAGGAACTCCAGGTGGCGGGCAGGCTGCCCGCGGAGGGCCCAGCGGAGCTGGAGGTGGTGACCCGGGCCGGAGACCAGGAGCAGGTGCTGCGCATTCCGTTCCCCCGCAACCAGGACAGCCTCTTCGCGCCGCGTGCCTGGGCGGAGCTGTTCGTGGCGCGGCTGGTGGCGCTCGACGATGAGCGCCTGGACCGGATGGTGGTGGCCCTCAGCCAGCACTACCGCCTGGCCCATGCGCGCGCCTCCATGCTCATCCTGGAATCCGAGGGGGACTACACGCGCTATGCGGTGCGCAACGAGCAGGTGGACCTGGAGAACCTGGAGAACCTGCGGCGCCGCGAGGAGGATCAGCGCCGGGACAAGCTGCTGGGCATCGACCTGGAGGGCGTTCCTGACGACGGCCGCGCCGTGGTGAAGCAGCTGACGGGCCTCAAGACGGAGCTGACCGCCCTGCTGCGACGCCAGCCCCTGCGGGACGAGCCCTATGCGGGTGGGACGGAGCGGCTGGACGCGGAGCTGCTCTACCGGAAGGCCCGGCGTGAGAACCGGGACGACGTGCTGATCTACGAGGCCATCTCCCGCAAGCGGGCCTTCGCGGGGGACACCTGGGGCGCGGTGCGCGCGCTCTCCTCCCCCGTGGAGCTGCGGCCGAAGGATCCCGAAGCCCTGCGGCTGGTTGGCTACGGAATGCTGGCGCTGGGCCAGTACCCGGCGGCGGCGGAGCTCTTCGAGCACGTGCGGCTGAACCGGCCCTTCGAGGGGCAGGCATTCCTCGAGGAAGCGCTCGCCCTGGATGCGGCGGGCCGCTACGCGGAGGCCGCCCGAAACTACGAGATCGTCCTGGCACGCGCCTGGGCACGGCACGCCTCCCAGGTGAAGACGGTGGCGTCCTACCACTATGCCCGCATGCTCTCGGCCCTGGCGCGCCACCCGGGCGCGAAGCCCGTGGCGTCCCTGCTCCAGAACCGGCGGGAGGCCCTGAAGAAAGACACGGGCGCCGAAGAGTCCCTGGACTTCCAGCCCATCGGCTACCAGCTCACCACGCACTGGAACTCGGACAGCACGGACATCGATCTGTGGGTCATCGAGCCCAACGGCGAGCGCTGCTTCTACTCCCACAAAAACACGAGCCTGGGAGGACACCTCTTCTGGGACATCACGGACGGACTGGGGCCCGAGCTGTACCACGCGCGCAAGGTGGCCCCCGGGACCTACCATGTGGTGGTGCACTACTACGGCAACAACTCGTCGCGGTACGTGGTGCCCACGTCCTTGCTGCTGGTGAGCGACCGCAACGTCTTCACCCCGGAGGACACGTACCAGCGCCGATTCCAGGTGCGCATCCTGCCCAACAAGAGCGCCCTGCTGCTCTTGCGCCGCGAGGAGCTGCTTCCCGTGAAGCAGCTCTGAGCCACCGGGGGACGCTCGCTATTTCTTGAGGGCGTCCTTCAAGGCACTGCTGGCCTGCTGGATGGCCGACTTGAAGGCGGACGTGTCCGAGACGGCGTTGAACATCATGAAGTCGTGGAAGGTGCCCAGGTAGCGGACGCCCGTGACGCTCACCCCTGCCTGGGCGAGCTTCCGGGCATACGCCTCCCCTTCATCGCGCAGCACGTCGTTCTCGCTGGTGATGACGAGCGCGGGGGGCAGGCCGCTCAGCTCTTCGAGCGAGGCGCGCAGTGGGGCCGCCAGGATGTTGACGCGGTCCGCGTCCGTGCGGACGTACTGCTGCCAGAACCACTCCATCGTGGGCTTGGTGAGCAGGGGGCCATTCTGGAACTCCAGATAGGAGCCGGTGGTGAACGTGGAGTCGGTCACCGGTGAGAAGAGCACCTGGTAGCGCAGCTTCGGTCCGCCGCGCTGCTTCGCCATGAGCGTTACCGCCGCGGTCATGTCCCCGCCCGCGCTGTCGCCCGCGATGGCCAGCCGCGAGCCGTCGAGCTTCGCCTTCTTTCCGTTCTCGGCCACCCACTTCGCGGTCGCGTAGGCCTGCTCGATGGCGACGGGAAAATGGGCCTCGGGAGAAGGGCTGTAATTGACGAAGACGATGGCGGCCTGGGTTCCCTGGGCGAGCTCCCGGATGAGGAGATCATGGGTGTCCTTGTCGCCCAGCACCCACCCTCCGCCGTGCAGGTAGATGACCGCGGGGAGCAGACCCGGCACGCCCTTGGGGCGCACGATGCGAACGGAGACCTCTCCAATGTCTCCCCCCGGAATGATCCGGTCCTCGATGTCCGCCGCGGGCTTCTTCACCTCCCCCGCTTGCGCCTTGCGAATGAACTCGCGGGATGCCGCAAGCGGCATCTGGTGGATGGGGGCTCCCCCCTCCTTGTCGAGCGCATCAATGACGGCTTGTGCCTTCGGCTCGAGCGAGGCGGCGAAAGCGCTCGCGGCCGGAACCGCCAGCAGTCCTGCAACCAGCAGATGGAATTTCACGGGGCGTCCCAGGTTATTGATCAGCGCTTCAGTGCGTCCAGGCGCTTCTTCGTCAGGCTCAGGTAGTTGGCATCGAGGTCGATGCCCGTGTAGCGGCGGCCCAGCTTCAGCGCCGCCACGCCCGTGGTGCCGCTGCCGTTGAACGGGTCCAGCACCGTCGCGTCCTCGGGCGTGCTGGCCTCGATGATGCGCTCCAGCAGCGCCACCGGCTTCTGCGTGGGGTGACTCCCCAGCGCCTTCTCCTCGCGGCGCGGCGCAATCTGCGTCCACATCCGCCCGGTGCCATCCGCCGTCAGCTCTTCCTCGCCGGTGCGCGGCAGGTTCCACACGTCGCGCATCTGCTTGCCGCCGTTCTCGGTCTTCATCCGCGCGTAGTTGAACGTGTGCTGCAACGTCTTCGCCGGCTTGGGCGAGGCCCAGATGAGCAGCTCGGTCGAGTGCGTGAAGTACCGGCACGACAGGTTCGGGCTGGCGTTCGGCTTGTACCAAGTGACGGTGTTCAGCAGCTTGAAGCCGAGCTTCTGCATCGCGAAGCCGACGTTGAAGATGACGTGCTGCGTGCCGCTCACCCACAGCGTCCCCGTGGGCTTGAGCACCCGCTGGCACGCCTTGAGCCACTCGGTGGTGAAGCGGTGATCCTCCTCCACCCCGCGCGACACATCCCATGCCCCCTTCTGCACCGAGGCACGCTTGCCGCTCTTGCAGGTGAAGCCGCCGTTGGAGAGGAAATAGGGCGGATCCGCGAAGACCAGATCGAACTGCTGCTCGGGGAACTGATTGAGCAGCTCCACGCTGTCGCCCTGATACAGCTTGTACGCATCCGACTTCGCGAACTCGCTCTGCTTCAGGGACTTCTCGACAGGCTTCAGCGCAGTGGCTTCCGCGGACATCTCGCCTCCGTCTCGGCACTTCGTGGACGCGGCGGACTGTGCGGTCGCTTCGGTGCTACGTCTAATTTCTGGTCTGTAGCACTCGAAAACTTGACGGTGGCCCCCTCTGAAAACACTTCGAGCAGGGCGGGAGCGCCTCCGGAAAGAGGCCCTCCGTCACCCTGCTCGACGGATGCAGCGAAGGCTGGAGCGGCGGAGAAACTACGCCTTGGCCTTGGCCTTCTTGGCACCCGCGGCCGGAGCGGCCTCGGCGCCCGCCGCGGCGGTCTCCTCCTTGGCGACGTTGCCCGCGTACTTCTTGCGGAACCGGTCGATGCGGCCCGCCGTGTCAACGAGCTTGTACTTGCCCGTGAAGAAGGGGTGGCAGTTCGAGCAGATTTCCACCGAGAACGAGCCGCGCGTGGACTTGGTCTCGACGGTGTTGCCGCAGGCACAGGTGATGCGCGCAGGCGGGTAGACCGGGTGCATTTCGGGCTTCATGGTGACGTCTCCAGTGCGCCTTGCCCCCACCCGGAAGCGGGTAGGAGGTCCAGCGATTGAGGTAGCCGGCGCTTATAACGGCGCGCCGGGTGTTGCACAAGACCGCCCACCTACGGATGCGCCGAACCGGGGGGTTCGATGCGCTCCACCAACTTCTGGACGGCGGGATCGGACGGGACGTCCGTCCCCAACTGCTTGTACGACAACAGATGCGTCCGGCGCGCTCCCGTTGCGCCGTCCTTGACCGATTGTTGCAAGGACGTCCGCCGGGTCTCGAAGGTGGCGATCGTCTCCTCCAGTGCCTTGCGGGCCGTCTCGTCCTTCGTCGCCGCGAGCCGCTCCCGCGTCCGGGTGAGGTTGGCCTCGATCATCTTGAGGCTCTCCTGGTCCCGCTGGACGATGGAGGCATCCACGAAGGGGCCTGCCCCGTCCACGGACAGCTCCAGGCGAGCAAGCTGGCGTCCGCGCCCTCCAGGGGGAATCAAGGTGGCGAGCCCCTCCCGCTGGGCGATGCCCGGCCCGCGCACATCGTGCGATTGGACGA encodes the following:
- a CDS encoding M1 family metallopeptidase, which produces MARLDPHSFNDDTQPATESLDWKARVDFRTRRLHAEVTLTLREASAGPLDLDTRDLDIRAVVDAQGRPLPYLLSPPEPILGSRLRVELPAGLRQLTVRYRTSPQSSALQWLTPSQTAGGLHPFLFSQCQAIHARSVVPLQDTPRIRVRYTAALTLPKALKAVMAAGFLRREEHGVEAVEHYEMPQPIPPYLLAFAVGSLAPKELGPRSRVWAEPELLEDAAAEFEDVDAMLRVAESLFGPYDWERFDVLTMPPSFPYGGMENPRLTFLTPTLLAGDKSLVNVVAHELAHSWTGNLVTNASAEHFWLNEGFTVFAERRILEALEGAEVAALHGALGRRSLDTALEHFRAHPHLTVLRTHLTGVDPDEVFSQVPYEKGYLLLRALEDAVGRETFDGYLRRYISTHRFQALTTEDFVAFTERELPGALAKVNGDAYLHQPGIPATAPAPHSHRLEELRRLQGSVPSLEEAKAWTPTEWQLFLESLPPNTSREVLKSLDERFHFTQSRNSEVLVAWLVAALRGHYAPALERTEAFLGEVGRMKYLKPLYHVLASTKEYRGKAREIFKKHAERYHPIARQGVESILSRA
- a CDS encoding VIT domain-containing protein, which gives rise to MLLTRPFTALLLMGFLLAGCDRNTSKPPPSPPARVPPAPNPLAETFKKAGLAAPVTELGHPDTGEVRLDELRDSVADPQEITEAELAKFSPAQQPSPSEESEDDERAASPAPTGARPPPPPPPAPEPMREAPGEGFGAGGVAAAPAPSSAAAPVLEQRRREVIQVIRGGGGASLGGAAAPSQDEASPKKKGEAQGAAAPPPVLPKVEAAPRAAKVLVADESGRYHPLKTRAIRVVTYIQGSRARTVVDSLFENDSDRTLEGTFYHPLPGGATVAGFAMYSGAVAVDTPSLFQSAELLPPLGDGSAKAENLGAAAPPSPPGAKRSWGERQEARVVEQKRAREVYEEVVRRNVDPALLEWAGASTFSARVFPLPPKSLKRVVIAYEQTLLFDGQHLRYTWPLPPGAGKELKVSARVHVDPRHADKVNLQPGQDLRPRPLGDWQAYDFPELKGDGALSVALIPRSPEADVLVGRDAAGLPGQAFHARVRLPAKLTSATEGPPTGRAVLVVDTSLSVEDGNAWALQAATLRALLEKDETLKEYAVLLFDVRPRWLHAPGWRANDAAHRQETFAELEHLFLEGASHVEGALEELDRASREWLKPAQPQERVTAFLLSDGNATWGQSRVDALISRHPSAEGLRWVTYRFGESAVNTELFDALARASGGRGVTVLSGSEVDAAAKAHRAGSVVLARVGVKGAEVKDLVVAGQPHLLFPGQELQVAGRLPAEGPAELEVVTRAGDQEQVLRIPFPRNQDSLFAPRAWAELFVARLVALDDERLDRMVVALSQHYRLAHARASMLILESEGDYTRYAVRNEQVDLENLENLRRREEDQRRDKLLGIDLEGVPDDGRAVVKQLTGLKTELTALLRRQPLRDEPYAGGTERLDAELLYRKARRENRDDVLIYEAISRKRAFAGDTWGAVRALSSPVELRPKDPEALRLVGYGMLALGQYPAAAELFEHVRLNRPFEGQAFLEEALALDAAGRYAEAARNYEIVLARAWARHASQVKTVASYHYARMLSALARHPGAKPVASLLQNRREALKKDTGAEESLDFQPIGYQLTTHWNSDSTDIDLWVIEPNGERCFYSHKNTSLGGHLFWDITDGLGPELYHARKVAPGTYHVVVHYYGNNSSRYVVPTSLLLVSDRNVFTPEDTYQRRFQVRILPNKSALLLLRREELLPVKQL
- a CDS encoding alpha/beta hydrolase, whose amino-acid sequence is MKFHLLVAGLLAVPAASAFAASLEPKAQAVIDALDKEGGAPIHQMPLAASREFIRKAQAGEVKKPAADIEDRIIPGGDIGEVSVRIVRPKGVPGLLPAVIYLHGGGWVLGDKDTHDLLIRELAQGTQAAIVFVNYSPSPEAHFPVAIEQAYATAKWVAENGKKAKLDGSRLAIAGDSAGGDMTAAVTLMAKQRGGPKLRYQVLFSPVTDSTFTTGSYLEFQNGPLLTKPTMEWFWQQYVRTDADRVNILAAPLRASLEELSGLPPALVITSENDVLRDEGEAYARKLAQAGVSVTGVRYLGTFHDFMMFNAVSDTSAFKSAIQQASSALKDALKK
- a CDS encoding DNA-methyltransferase yields the protein MSAEATALKPVEKSLKQSEFAKSDAYKLYQGDSVELLNQFPEQQFDLVFADPPYFLSNGGFTCKSGKRASVQKGAWDVSRGVEEDHRFTTEWLKACQRVLKPTGTLWVSGTQHVIFNVGFAMQKLGFKLLNTVTWYKPNASPNLSCRYFTHSTELLIWASPKPAKTLQHTFNYARMKTENGGKQMRDVWNLPRTGEEELTADGTGRMWTQIAPRREEKALGSHPTQKPVALLERIIEASTPEDATVLDPFNGSGTTGVAALKLGRRYTGIDLDANYLSLTKKRLDALKR
- the rpmE gene encoding 50S ribosomal protein L31, coding for MKPEMHPVYPPARITCACGNTVETKSTRGSFSVEICSNCHPFFTGKYKLVDTAGRIDRFRKKYAGNVAKEETAAAGAEAAPAAGAKKAKAKA